Genomic window (Zingiber officinale cultivar Zhangliang chromosome 2B, Zo_v1.1, whole genome shotgun sequence):
CTCAACGGCCGTCAACTTCTTGTCTTCATCTGACAACTTCTTGCCTTCATCAGACAACTTCTTGCCTTCATCCAACAACTTCTTGCCTTCATCCATTTCGCATGGAATAACAACTTCAGATACTTCCTTCTCAGTGAATGTCAAAGGTGGAGCCAGAAAAGGATTGCTAGTGCTAGCAACCACCTGTTTCCCCTTCCCGGTATCATCATCATTGATAGGTTGAAACCCAGCTGCAGCATTGGAAGCAAGTCGTTGCTGTAACCCTAACAATGACCTCTCGGCCTTCCTCCGCTGCCTTGCTTGTTCAATCTTGTCTGCTTTTGCATCAGTGGCCCTTTTGTTCCAAACTGGCGTATGGACATACGTATGAGGATCAGGGAACCTTGGAAGCCAATCTGGTATGTGCTTTCCCGCTGGCTCTAACCCGGCCTGAGCAAAGCTAGGTGAAGACTTTGGTAACCGCGAAATAGGAAATTTGGGAATGGGCTTAGCAAATGGAACTTCATCCACTGTGTTGACGTACTGGGTGATCTCTCGAGCAACACTGGAACCAACAAGGCAATGATGAATATCTGATGCCCCAGAAAAACCCAACGGTGCACTCAAATCCTCTAAGCTCTGAATGACGTCGAATACATTGCAGTCTGCTCTCCCAGCTAAATTAGCATAAGACCTCGCACTTTTCCCCAAATCATAGATGTACCGGACGACAACCTCAGAGAAAGCATCAATAGCTGAGAGATTACATCCTTCGAGACCAACCGACTCACAAATCTGTGCTACGGCAACCTTGGCGACAGCGCGACCAAACTCGTCACATCCCGCTGGTGGCTGATCCTTCTTT
Coding sequences:
- the LOC122046552 gene encoding transcription initiation factor TFIID subunit 8-like; this encodes MSDGGKESERDHESRSKKDQPPAGCDEFGRAVAKVAVAQICESVGLEGCNLSAIDAFSEVVVRYIYDLGKSARSYANLAGRADCNVFDVIQSLEDLSAPLGFSGASDIHHCLVGSSVAREITQYVNTVDEVPFAKPIPKFPISRLPKSSPSFAQAGLEPAGKHIPDWLPRFPDPHTYVHTPVWNKRATDAKADKIEQARQRRKAERSLLGLQQRLASNAAAGFQPINDDDTGKGKQVVASTSNPFLAPPLTFTEKEVSEVVIPCEMDEGKKLLDEGKKLSDEGKKLSDEDKKLTAVETFAPIIEAVKSGSLDLDLSEKKPLLTSRPTVHFKIGVDKKSIASSLIAMNPRKDVWPFRDEEKDDKKKRAEMILREAMEKPHDLAQL